The following are from one region of the Anabas testudineus chromosome 2, fAnaTes1.2, whole genome shotgun sequence genome:
- the xkr9 gene encoding XK-related protein 9, whose protein sequence is MSHSVVQFTKLRWLLTIGGLVLNVVDILTDTLLALKYFQEKEYVWTGLTVVFVLAGQVVTQSFSYAWYCDDLSDVQTNPEGRETIAGMSKCDLTVFHLIGGGIFTRYYHLLKEGFKEIWATTNYHTVEQRMVVHHRLFCLATDLSMLRLFEAFLESVPQLLLQLYIVLSQDKHSIMQFLSMAFSFLNVAWTLVDYRRCLRRSLPHIREMPSGLPTAIYLLYKLCTITSHVLSYSLLLVLSTYSLIALAIIWLLGTTWTHLQKTSFCSSKCNELFYQAVTGVILTFTFFNVKGQNTKVDMILYYIFHSVINIMAPSLLALLKPDLQTATFFLTVSGLIIGGSLLGLLSLVLYYLFLHPKENLRQADEVDGVGIETGTTNRIMNFLQP, encoded by the exons AAGAGAAGGAATATGTCTGGACTGGGCTCACTGTGGTGTTTGTCCTCGCTGGACAAGTGGTGACTCAGAGCTTCAGCTATGCCTGGTACTGCGACGACCTGAGTGATGTTCAGACAAACCCAGAAGGAAGAGAGACAATAGCAGGAATGTCCAAATGCGACCTAACTGTCTTCCACCTAATTGGCGGGGGCATCTTCACCAG GTATTACCACCTACTGAAGGAGGGATTTAAAGAGATTTGGGCAACAACAAACTACCATACAGTGGAACAGAGGATGGTTGTGCACCACCGTCTGTTTTGCTTGGCCACTGATCTGAGCATGCTCAGACTGTTTGAGGCTTTCTTGGAGAGTGTCCCTCAACTTCTTCTACAACTATACATAGTGCTGAGCCAGGACAAGCACTCAATTATGCAAT ttttgtccATGGCTTTCTCCTTCCTAAACGTTGCCTGGACCCTGGTGGACTATCGCCGCTGCTTACGCAGATCCCTCCCACATATCAGGGAGATGCCCTCTGGCCTCCCCACTGCAATCTACCTCCTCTATAAACTTTGTACCATTACTAGTCACGTCCTCAGCTATAGCCTCCTCCTCGTGCTGAGCACCTACAGCTTAATAGCCCTCGCCATCATCTGGCTGTTGGGAACAACCTGGACACACCTTCAGAAAACCAGCTTCTGTTCATCCAAATGCAATGAGCTCTTCTACCAGGCGGTCACAGGAGTCATCCTGACATTCACCTTTTTCAACGTGAAAGGACAGAACACCAAAGTCGACATGATCCTCTATTATATTTTCCACTCTGTTATAAACATTATGGCTCCATCACTGCTGGCTTTGTTGAAACCAGATTTGCAGACAGCCACGTTTTTTCTGACTGTCAGTGGTTTAATCATCGGAGGCTCACTGTTAGGGCTGCTGAGTCTTGTGTTGTACTACCTCTTTCTGCATCCCAAGGAGAACTTGCGTCAGGCAGATGAAGTGGATGGCGTGGGAATAGAAACAGGGACCACAAATAGAATAATGAACTTTTTACAACCTTGA